One part of the Thermococcus litoralis DSM 5473 genome encodes these proteins:
- a CDS encoding NAD(P)/FAD-dependent oxidoreductase yields MNFDERFDVVIIGAGPAGLFAAYELAEKSDLKIAIFDEGGDIDQRTCPMDELGYCIECKPCHIMSGVGGAGGLSDGTINLRPDIGGNLTDLTKDENYSWQLVWEVDQIFLRHGAPKGVYKGNEDEIRKWERRAAQAGVKFIPIIQRHIGSDHTKEVIKSIKDHLEAKGVKFVLWTKVEKFRKGEITAKKGRDKFTVKSKYIIVAPGRGGAEWFHDVAQKIGLNARHGPIDVGVRVEVPAIIMEPITRINHDPKFHIYTDTYDDFVRTFCTNPNGFVVEEKYDGYVGVNGHSMRDKKSNNTNFAFLTRIELTEPVEDTTAYGKSIAQLATTIGGGRPILQRLGDLKRGRRSTWSRIRKSDVEPTLKHVTPGDIAMALPHRVVTNIIEGLEKLDKVIPGVASDHTLLYAPEIKYYAMQVEVNELLETSIENIFAAGDGAGLSRDIVNAAATGILAARGILIKEGLYTEKDFKKPGNWKKVVESLEA; encoded by the coding sequence ATGAATTTTGATGAAAGGTTTGATGTTGTTATAATAGGTGCAGGTCCAGCAGGCCTTTTTGCGGCTTACGAGCTTGCAGAAAAAAGCGATTTGAAAATTGCAATTTTTGATGAAGGTGGAGACATAGATCAGAGAACATGCCCAATGGACGAACTCGGCTACTGCATTGAGTGCAAGCCCTGTCATATAATGAGCGGTGTCGGAGGAGCTGGCGGCCTTAGCGATGGGACAATAAATCTAAGACCTGATATTGGAGGAAACTTGACTGACCTTACAAAAGATGAAAACTATTCTTGGCAGCTTGTATGGGAAGTTGACCAGATTTTCTTGAGGCACGGAGCTCCTAAGGGCGTTTATAAGGGCAACGAAGACGAAATCAGGAAATGGGAAAGAAGAGCCGCTCAAGCTGGGGTAAAGTTCATACCAATAATTCAGCGCCATATCGGCTCGGATCATACAAAAGAAGTCATAAAAAGCATTAAAGACCACTTAGAAGCCAAAGGAGTGAAATTTGTCTTATGGACAAAGGTTGAGAAGTTTAGGAAGGGAGAAATCACAGCGAAGAAGGGAAGGGATAAATTCACGGTAAAGTCCAAATACATAATAGTCGCCCCCGGCAGAGGGGGGGCGGAGTGGTTCCACGACGTTGCTCAAAAGATTGGGCTAAATGCCAGACACGGCCCAATAGACGTGGGTGTTAGGGTTGAAGTTCCAGCCATAATAATGGAGCCCATAACGAGGATAAACCACGACCCGAAGTTCCACATATACACAGACACTTACGATGATTTTGTGAGGACTTTCTGCACCAATCCAAACGGCTTTGTTGTCGAAGAAAAATATGACGGCTACGTTGGCGTAAACGGCCACTCCATGAGAGACAAAAAGAGCAACAATACAAACTTTGCGTTTCTCACAAGAATAGAGCTAACCGAGCCGGTTGAGGATACAACAGCATACGGCAAGAGCATAGCACAGCTCGCAACCACCATCGGGGGAGGACGGCCAATACTTCAGAGACTTGGGGATTTGAAGAGGGGAAGAAGGAGCACATGGAGCAGAATCAGGAAGAGCGACGTTGAACCAACATTAAAGCACGTTACTCCGGGAGATATAGCGATGGCATTGCCCCACAGAGTTGTGACGAACATAATTGAGGGACTTGAAAAGCTTGATAAGGTAATCCCCGGTGTTGCAAGCGACCACACCTTGCTCTACGCTCCAGAGATAAAGTACTATGCAATGCAGGTTGAGGTTAATGAGCTCCTTGAAACCAGCATAGAGAACATATTCGCAGCAGGGGATGGGGCTGGGTTGAGCAGGGATATAGTTAATGCGGCAGCCACGGGCATTTTGGCAGCGAGGGGAATATTGATCAAGGAGGGCTTATACACGGAGAAGGACTTTAAAAAACCGGGCAACTGGAAAAAAGTTGTTGAGAGTTTGGAGGCATGA
- a CDS encoding diacylglycerol/polyprenol kinase family protein, translating into MSIKSELKRKALHLTGLIVPLIYLIFGQKAAIGFVAFALIIFLILEPFRIVEELRDKVKRKLGIYVRDEVIALVERELDAISREHERHSIGAHIYFTAAALIIVCFFPRDIAIGAITVATLGDAIAAIVGKPLGKHRFKNGKSVEGSLAYFLSAFLILFLLIDLPHAFVGALAGMLAEFYELPPDDNFSNQLAVAFAIYLFRKVVF; encoded by the coding sequence ATGAGCATAAAAAGCGAACTTAAGAGAAAAGCATTACATCTCACTGGGCTTATTGTCCCGTTGATCTATTTGATATTTGGACAAAAAGCAGCAATAGGATTTGTCGCATTTGCATTGATAATCTTCCTAATCCTAGAACCCTTTAGGATAGTTGAAGAGCTAAGAGACAAGGTAAAGAGAAAACTCGGGATTTATGTCAGAGATGAAGTAATAGCTCTCGTAGAGCGAGAACTGGACGCAATTTCAAGGGAACACGAGAGGCACTCGATCGGGGCGCACATATACTTCACAGCTGCAGCATTAATAATAGTCTGCTTTTTCCCAAGGGATATAGCCATAGGTGCCATAACGGTGGCAACACTTGGAGATGCTATTGCAGCGATAGTGGGCAAACCCTTGGGAAAACACAGGTTTAAAAACGGAAAAAGCGTAGAGGGAAGCTTGGCCTACTTTTTAAGCGCTTTCTTGATACTCTTTCTTTTAATAGACCTTCCCCATGCTTTTGTAGGGGCTTTAGCGGGAATGCTGGCAGAATTTTATGAGTTGCCCCCAGATGACAACTTTTCAAACCAACTTGCCGTAGCGTTTGCAATATACTTGTTCAGAAAGGTCGTCTTTTGA
- the jtg gene encoding 4-alpha-glucanotransferase, which yields MERINFIFGIHNHQPLGNFGWVFEEAYNRSYRPFMEILEEFPEMKVNVHFSGPLLEWIEENKPDYLDLLRSLIKRGQLEIVVAGFYEPVLAAIPKEDRLVQIEMLKDYARKLGYDAKGVWLTERVWQPELVKSLREAGIEYVVVDDYHFMSAGLSKEELFWPYYTEDGGEVITVFPIDEKLRYLIPFRPVKKTIEYLESLTSDDPSKVAVFHDDGEKFGVWPGTYEWVYEKGWLREFFDAITSNEKINLMTYSEYLSKFTPRGLVYLPIASYFEMSEWSLPAKQAKLFVEFVEQLKEEGKFEKYRVFVRGGIWKNFFFKYPESNFMHKRMLMVSKAVRDNPEARKYILKAQCNDAYWHGVFGGIYLPHLRRTVWENIIKAQRYLKPENKILDVDFDGRAEIMVENDGFIATIKPHYGGSIFELSSKRKAVNYNDVLPRRWEHYHEVPEATKPEKESEEGIASIHELGKQIPEEIRRELAYDWQLRAILQDHFIKPEETLDNYRLVKYHELGDFVNQPYEYEMIENGVKLWREGGVYAEEKIPARVEKKIELTEDGFIAKYRVLLEKPYKALFGVEINLAVHSVMEKPEEFEAKEFEVNDPYGIGKVRIELDKAAKVWKFPIKTLSQSEAGWDFIQQGVSYTMLFPIEKELEFTVRFREL from the coding sequence ATGGAAAGAATAAACTTCATATTTGGCATCCACAATCATCAGCCATTGGGCAACTTCGGCTGGGTGTTTGAGGAAGCGTATAACCGCTCTTACAGGCCTTTTATGGAGATTTTAGAGGAATTCCCAGAGATGAAAGTAAACGTTCACTTCAGCGGACCGCTTTTGGAATGGATCGAAGAAAACAAACCAGATTATCTCGATCTTCTTAGATCCCTCATAAAAAGGGGACAACTTGAGATCGTTGTGGCGGGATTTTATGAACCAGTGTTAGCGGCCATTCCAAAAGAAGACAGATTGGTTCAGATAGAAATGCTAAAGGATTACGCAAGAAAGCTCGGCTATGATGCAAAAGGTGTGTGGCTCACAGAGAGGGTATGGCAGCCGGAACTGGTAAAGTCGCTTAGAGAGGCTGGAATCGAGTACGTAGTCGTTGATGATTATCACTTCATGAGTGCTGGATTGAGCAAAGAAGAACTCTTCTGGCCGTACTATACGGAAGACGGTGGAGAAGTCATAACAGTGTTCCCAATAGATGAAAAATTGCGCTATTTGATACCCTTCCGTCCGGTTAAGAAAACCATCGAGTACTTAGAAAGCCTTACAAGTGATGACCCCTCAAAGGTAGCTGTGTTCCATGACGACGGCGAAAAGTTCGGAGTATGGCCGGGCACTTATGAATGGGTCTATGAAAAAGGATGGCTTAGAGAGTTTTTTGATGCAATTACAAGCAACGAAAAGATCAACCTCATGACTTACAGCGAGTATTTAAGTAAGTTCACTCCAAGAGGACTTGTGTACCTCCCAATAGCATCATACTTTGAGATGAGCGAATGGTCTCTACCAGCAAAGCAGGCAAAGCTCTTCGTAGAGTTTGTAGAACAGCTAAAGGAAGAGGGGAAGTTTGAAAAGTACCGCGTCTTTGTCAGGGGAGGTATATGGAAGAACTTCTTCTTCAAATATCCAGAGAGCAACTTTATGCACAAAAGAATGCTCATGGTAAGCAAAGCCGTGAGAGATAACCCCGAAGCTAGAAAATACATTCTCAAAGCACAGTGCAATGACGCATATTGGCACGGCGTCTTTGGAGGAATTTATCTGCCTCACTTGAGAAGAACTGTGTGGGAGAACATAATAAAAGCCCAAAGATACCTAAAGCCAGAAAACAAAATCCTTGATGTTGATTTTGATGGAAGAGCGGAGATTATGGTTGAAAACGATGGCTTTATTGCCACGATAAAGCCCCATTACGGGGGCAGCATTTTTGAACTAAGCTCCAAGAGAAAGGCCGTGAACTACAACGACGTGCTTCCGAGAAGATGGGAACACTACCATGAAGTTCCAGAAGCCACCAAGCCAGAGAAAGAAAGCGAAGAAGGGATTGCAAGCATACACGAGCTTGGAAAACAAATTCCAGAAGAGATAAGGAGGGAACTTGCCTATGACTGGCAGCTGAGGGCTATCTTGCAAGACCACTTCATCAAACCAGAAGAAACTCTCGACAACTATCGCCTTGTAAAGTACCACGAGCTCGGTGACTTTGTAAATCAGCCCTACGAGTATGAGATGATAGAAAACGGAGTAAAGCTGTGGCGTGAAGGAGGCGTTTATGCAGAGGAAAAAATCCCTGCAAGAGTAGAGAAGAAAATAGAACTAACGGAAGACGGCTTCATTGCAAAGTACAGAGTCTTGCTTGAAAAACCCTACAAAGCTCTCTTCGGAGTAGAGATTAACCTAGCAGTACACAGCGTTATGGAAAAGCCAGAAGAGTTTGAAGCAAAAGAGTTTGAAGTGAATGACCCATACGGCATTGGAAAAGTCAGGATAGAGCTCGACAAGGCTGCAAAGGTTTGGAAGTTCCCGATAAAAACGCTCAGCCAGAGTGAGGCCGGATGGGACTTCATACAGCAGGGAGTAAGCTATACAATGCTTTTCCCAATCGAAAAGGAGTTAGAGTTCACGGTAAGGTTCAGGGAGCTTTGA
- a CDS encoding CBS domain-containing protein, with amino-acid sequence MLQRKEELSHNIRYISKVPVKLVMDREFLTVRPEDPLTVLIGRFTSEETSAVVVGEDGRLLGFITMKDLLHFFTTPRRYSVVGLGLLKKYTLTRASRVEDIMVRKPITIHVDDNLGHAIKLMTETGKHHLPVIDDNKKVHGLLEVKDIVRLIRIVAL; translated from the coding sequence ATGCTTCAAAGAAAAGAAGAGCTAAGCCACAACATCAGGTACATCTCTAAAGTCCCGGTCAAGCTTGTTATGGACAGGGAATTTTTGACAGTCCGCCCTGAGGATCCTCTAACAGTTCTAATCGGCAGGTTCACAAGCGAAGAGACTTCTGCCGTAGTTGTGGGCGAAGATGGGAGGCTCCTCGGGTTCATAACGATGAAAGACCTTCTGCACTTTTTTACAACACCGAGAAGATATTCAGTCGTTGGCTTAGGCTTACTGAAAAAATACACTTTAACCCGCGCTTCCAGAGTAGAGGACATAATGGTGAGGAAGCCCATAACCATTCATGTAGATGACAACCTCGGGCATGCTATTAAACTCATGACGGAGACCGGGAAGCACCATCTGCCCGTAATAGATGATAACAAAAAGGTTCATGGCTTACTGGAAGTTAAAGACATAGTACGGCTTATTAGGATTGTCGCGCTTTAA
- the lrpA gene encoding HTH-type transcriptional regulator LrpA yields MLDEKDRVIIEMLTKDARTPFTEIAKVLGISETAVRKRVRALEEKGIIQQYTIKVNPQKLGYNLISLTGVDTKPEKLFEVASKLKEFEFVKELYLSSGDHMIMAEIWAKDGEDLADIMSNKIGKIDGVTKVCPAIILERLK; encoded by the coding sequence ATGTTAGACGAAAAAGATAGGGTTATAATTGAGATGCTGACAAAGGATGCGAGGACACCTTTCACGGAAATAGCCAAGGTGTTGGGTATAAGTGAGACAGCTGTAAGAAAGCGGGTTAGGGCTCTTGAAGAGAAGGGTATAATCCAGCAGTATACAATCAAAGTAAACCCCCAAAAGCTTGGATATAATTTGATAAGCCTGACTGGAGTTGACACAAAGCCAGAAAAGCTGTTTGAGGTTGCCAGCAAATTGAAAGAATTCGAGTTTGTTAAGGAGCTTTATCTTTCAAGTGGCGATCACATGATAATGGCGGAAATATGGGCAAAAGACGGGGAGGATCTCGCGGATATAATGTCAAACAAAATCGGAAAAATTGACGGTGTTACAAAGGTTTGTCCTGCTATAATTCTAGAGCGCTTAAAGTAA
- the rlmD gene encoding 23S rRNA (uracil(1939)-C(5))-methyltransferase RlmD has product MRASVERLSEEGFGEANVGKKTILVPFTSPGDVVEIKRWHREKKRLVAHDYEIVEFSPNRVEPACRYFGRCGGCLLQHIPYKEQIKFKEEKLAHLLNVEVEVLPSPKIYGHRNRIDVATTTSGIGFRRRGTWWDVVEIEECKVFGENSKKALSALREFIEDFRIQLWDLKKSEGFLRYIVLREGKFTGELMANLVTSTGKLPEEVSHYFDFVDSLYWSINETKSDVSYGEPRKSWGMEFIREKLDNVIYLIHPNSFFQTNSYQAVNLLKKVAEFVEGEKVLDLYSGVGTFGIYLAKRGFKVEGVEINPFAVGMAKKNAEINNVEAEFRVGADKDVENLGIYDTVIVDPPRAGLHPKLIRKILKDSPENLVYVSCNPKTFAENVEKLKERYSLESIIGLDMFPHTPHVELIAKLSLKGEL; this is encoded by the coding sequence ATGAGAGCAAGTGTAGAAAGACTAAGTGAGGAAGGATTCGGAGAAGCAAATGTCGGGAAAAAGACCATATTGGTTCCGTTTACTTCTCCAGGTGACGTTGTTGAAATCAAGAGATGGCACAGAGAGAAGAAAAGGCTCGTTGCTCATGATTATGAGATAGTGGAATTTTCTCCTAACAGGGTAGAGCCAGCTTGCCGGTATTTTGGACGATGTGGGGGATGCTTGCTTCAGCATATCCCTTACAAGGAGCAGATAAAGTTTAAAGAGGAAAAGCTTGCCCATCTTCTCAATGTTGAAGTAGAAGTACTCCCATCCCCAAAAATCTACGGGCATAGAAACAGAATTGACGTTGCAACAACAACGAGTGGGATAGGATTTAGGAGAAGGGGAACTTGGTGGGATGTTGTTGAGATTGAAGAGTGTAAAGTGTTCGGAGAAAATAGCAAAAAAGCATTGAGTGCATTGAGGGAATTTATAGAGGATTTTAGAATCCAACTTTGGGATTTAAAAAAGAGTGAGGGTTTTTTGAGATACATTGTGCTTAGAGAGGGGAAATTTACAGGAGAATTAATGGCAAATTTAGTAACCTCTACCGGAAAACTTCCCGAGGAAGTCAGCCACTATTTTGATTTCGTTGACTCTCTTTATTGGAGTATCAACGAGACTAAAAGCGATGTGTCCTATGGCGAGCCGAGAAAGTCTTGGGGAATGGAATTCATCAGAGAAAAGCTTGACAACGTGATTTACCTAATCCATCCCAACTCATTTTTCCAAACGAACTCATATCAAGCAGTTAACCTCCTAAAAAAGGTTGCAGAATTTGTAGAAGGTGAAAAAGTTCTCGACCTATATTCTGGTGTGGGGACCTTTGGAATATACCTTGCCAAGAGAGGGTTCAAAGTAGAGGGCGTTGAGATAAACCCCTTCGCAGTTGGTATGGCAAAGAAAAATGCTGAAATAAACAATGTTGAGGCTGAATTTAGAGTTGGTGCAGATAAAGATGTTGAAAACCTTGGCATTTACGACACCGTTATAGTAGATCCTCCGAGGGCAGGTTTGCATCCAAAGCTCATAAGAAAGATTTTGAAGGATTCACCAGAGAATCTGGTCTACGTCTCCTGCAACCCAAAAACTTTTGCTGAGAACGTAGAAAAGCTTAAAGAGAGGTATTCTCTGGAGAGCATAATTGGACTCGACATGTTTCCCCATACTCCACATGTTGAGCTCATAGCAAAACTAAGTTTGAAGGGAGAACTTTAG
- a CDS encoding HAD family hydrolase, which yields MLVIVDLDDTLCNTWEAARWSVLRLLPHLIRKRKFKALLYILTQRYKELEQSRELHLLDLDELVENFMERIYQKISEDDLREMFELVDRTFFSNLKLYPDAIEFLKGLKEMNAKVVLVTDSSSEWQRKKLEYLNLKQYFDHLIISGETGHSKLEPYNFILAKRRFPRENEIYVVGDRDDTDMRGGKEIGATTILVRRGYFKSLLPKHADYVVKDLREALEVIKNEHKKRT from the coding sequence ATGCTTGTGATTGTTGATCTTGATGATACCCTCTGCAACACATGGGAAGCCGCAAGATGGAGTGTTCTAAGGCTCTTACCCCATTTAATTAGGAAAAGAAAGTTTAAGGCGCTCCTCTACATCCTTACCCAGAGATACAAAGAGCTGGAGCAGTCAAGAGAACTGCATCTCCTCGATTTAGATGAACTCGTTGAGAACTTTATGGAAAGGATCTATCAAAAAATCTCGGAAGATGACCTTAGGGAAATGTTTGAACTTGTTGATAGAACATTTTTCTCGAATTTAAAGCTTTACCCAGATGCCATTGAGTTCTTAAAGGGTTTAAAAGAGATGAACGCGAAGGTTGTTTTAGTAACGGATTCTTCCTCTGAGTGGCAGAGAAAGAAGCTGGAGTACCTCAACTTGAAGCAATACTTTGATCACCTCATAATAAGTGGAGAAACCGGACACAGCAAGCTTGAACCATATAATTTTATACTTGCAAAGAGAAGGTTCCCTAGGGAAAATGAGATCTATGTAGTGGGAGACAGAGACGATACAGACATGAGGGGAGGGAAAGAGATAGGCGCAACGACGATTCTCGTAAGACGAGGCTACTTCAAGTCCCTCTTGCCAAAACATGCCGATTATGTAGTTAAGGATCTCAGAGAGGCACTAGAGGTGATAAAGAATGAGCATAAAAAGCGAACTTAA
- a CDS encoding TIGR00304 family membrane protein, with translation MKGELLVLAGMGLIFIGFMLIFIGTLMAASSGEADVEGGGVIMIGPIPIVFGTSRGATLAMILAIFLMLLWIIGALLSRRV, from the coding sequence ATGAAGGGAGAGCTACTTGTACTGGCAGGAATGGGATTAATATTCATAGGTTTCATGCTGATATTCATAGGGACTTTAATGGCGGCATCGTCTGGGGAAGCTGATGTTGAGGGCGGGGGAGTGATAATGATTGGCCCCATCCCGATAGTCTTTGGTACGAGCAGAGGGGCCACCTTGGCAATGATACTCGCAATCTTTCTAATGCTCTTGTGGATAATAGGAGCTTTGCTGAGCAGGAGGGTATGA
- a CDS encoding cation:proton antiporter, whose amino-acid sequence MEYILDLSILLVFAKTLEWLFEKKEIHPIIAHILTGMILGPFLLNVISPSEPLKVLSEFGLLMMMLYMGLTSNFSSIASNKAKAISVAGLGVAFSFLFGFSTVYFFGKGLAAAIFVGVTLGNTAIEVTSGVLLKSRVRKEISSILMGAAFADDIMAVYLIGIITAMTKGELALFPLVILTIKIAIFITVVLLLSEYIFKRSVRFYSILRNLNIFFTFTIILTFLLAIVAERVGLHQIIGAYLAGLTISRLRERRDPLVLSKIKLNELIGDLQVVLTEFFIPLFFIYVGLMFNPSLSELSIALIVLLYLAAVLGKLLGCGLGMKAFGFDWKSATLVGIGMGGRGSLELAILKFGIEEGLIDQSLFATVVIVSMLTAITTPQFFRLYLSHIRGE is encoded by the coding sequence GTGGAGTACATCCTCGACCTTTCCATTCTTCTGGTCTTTGCAAAGACGTTGGAGTGGCTTTTCGAAAAGAAAGAAATCCACCCTATAATTGCCCACATACTTACTGGAATGATACTTGGACCGTTTCTTCTCAACGTTATCTCTCCTTCCGAGCCATTAAAAGTTCTATCCGAGTTTGGCCTTTTAATGATGATGCTTTATATGGGTCTCACGAGCAACTTTTCATCAATTGCCTCCAACAAAGCAAAAGCAATTTCGGTAGCTGGTTTAGGTGTTGCATTTTCATTCCTTTTTGGCTTTTCAACGGTTTACTTCTTTGGAAAGGGCTTAGCCGCTGCTATCTTTGTGGGAGTGACTTTGGGGAATACCGCAATTGAGGTAACAAGCGGAGTATTGCTGAAATCGAGGGTTAGGAAGGAAATCTCATCGATATTGATGGGAGCCGCCTTTGCCGATGACATAATGGCCGTTTATCTAATTGGTATAATAACGGCGATGACAAAAGGCGAGCTTGCACTCTTTCCCCTTGTTATCTTGACGATTAAAATAGCCATATTCATAACAGTGGTTCTCTTGCTTTCAGAATACATTTTCAAGCGTTCTGTGAGGTTTTACAGCATATTGAGGAACCTCAACATATTCTTTACCTTCACGATAATTCTTACATTCCTCTTGGCAATAGTGGCGGAAAGAGTTGGCTTGCATCAGATAATCGGCGCTTATCTTGCAGGTTTAACAATAAGCAGGCTCAGGGAGAGGAGAGATCCGCTTGTACTAAGCAAGATAAAGCTTAACGAACTCATTGGAGACCTGCAGGTGGTTCTTACAGAGTTCTTCATACCCCTATTCTTCATTTATGTGGGGTTAATGTTTAATCCATCCCTCAGTGAGCTCAGCATTGCTTTGATAGTCCTTCTTTACCTGGCTGCGGTTTTAGGAAAGCTTCTTGGCTGTGGATTGGGAATGAAGGCGTTTGGATTCGATTGGAAATCAGCGACGCTGGTTGGCATTGGTATGGGTGGAAGAGGTAGCTTGGAGCTTGCCATATTAAAGTTCGGGATTGAAGAAGGGTTAATAGACCAGAGCCTCTTTGCCACTGTTGTCATAGTCTCGATGCTAACAGCCATAACCACACCCCAGTTCTTCAGGCTTTATTTATCCCACATAAGAGGCGAGTAA
- the ttuA gene encoding tRNA-5-methyluridine(54) 2-sulfurtransferase → MRCRVCGEKAFIKLHYPKMYLCADHFVEYFERKVKRTIEKYKLLKPDEKVLVVISGGKDSAVTAYVLKKLGYNVECLHINLGIGEYSEKSEQYAREQCRIIGAPLHVVNVRELLGKGIGEVRTRRPTCSYCGLTKRYLFNKFAYDNGFDVIATGHNLDDEASFIFSNLMNWNTEYLAKQGPVLPGEGKFVRKVKPLYELTEREVVAYALAVGLEYIVDECPHARGATTIEYKEILNEMEEKRPGTKINFVKGYLRKRHLFEAELREIELKECKLCGMPAQGEKCSFCKFWGLEEPVTLKIANTDDEEPFGP, encoded by the coding sequence ATGAGGTGCAGAGTTTGTGGAGAGAAAGCGTTTATAAAACTCCATTATCCAAAAATGTATCTTTGCGCTGATCACTTTGTGGAGTATTTTGAGAGGAAAGTCAAGAGGACAATCGAGAAATACAAACTCCTCAAGCCGGATGAAAAAGTTCTTGTGGTTATTAGCGGGGGAAAGGATTCTGCAGTAACGGCTTACGTTCTAAAGAAGCTCGGTTACAATGTGGAATGTCTACATATAAACCTTGGCATAGGGGAGTATTCAGAAAAAAGTGAGCAATATGCTAGGGAACAGTGCAGGATTATAGGTGCCCCTCTTCACGTGGTTAACGTTAGGGAGCTTCTTGGAAAAGGAATCGGCGAGGTGAGAACGAGAAGACCCACCTGTTCCTACTGTGGCCTTACGAAGAGGTATCTCTTCAACAAGTTTGCCTATGACAACGGCTTTGACGTCATTGCAACGGGCCATAACCTGGATGATGAGGCGAGCTTTATATTCTCCAACCTCATGAACTGGAATACTGAATACCTTGCGAAGCAGGGGCCGGTTTTACCGGGAGAGGGGAAGTTTGTAAGAAAGGTCAAGCCCCTCTACGAGCTCACCGAGAGGGAAGTTGTGGCATATGCCCTCGCAGTGGGGTTGGAGTATATAGTTGATGAATGCCCCCATGCGAGAGGAGCTACGACAATAGAGTACAAGGAAATTTTGAACGAAATGGAAGAAAAAAGACCCGGGACTAAGATAAACTTTGTCAAGGGCTACCTGAGGAAAAGACACTTATTTGAGGCCGAGCTTAGGGAGATAGAGCTCAAGGAATGTAAGCTCTGTGGAATGCCTGCGCAGGGAGAAAAATGCTCCTTCTGTAAATTCTGGGGTCTGGAAGAGCCCGTCACCCTTAAAATAGCCAATACCGATGATGAAGAACCTTTCGGGCCCTGA
- a CDS encoding cation:proton antiporter, giving the protein METLLMLALMLATAKLLGWVFERLGQPIVLGQILGGLIIGIFAESTEIVREFSNLGVLLLLFLAGIESDLQEFRRVGRPSILVAGIGVLFAFILGFLIAYPFAGFQEALLYGALITPTSVSITVRVLMELRRLRTREGTTILAAAVVDDVLGILILTMVISLLREGSIDYRTIMEIIVEVSGFLAIFLYLGPIFAEKAFKRISRIDLPESTTAFAIVFLILFAYMAEHLNLASILGAYMVGLTIGQTSYKKQVEDHVSILGYSLFIPIFFVEVGMRIELTYVFHASIFAILYTAIAVVSKIIGCGLGAYLAGFDIKTSLRIGIGMIPRLGVELAMLTIALSSGVIGSEALTIAIFMVFVTTIPTPPLLKWAYKR; this is encoded by the coding sequence ATGGAAACGCTCCTCATGCTGGCATTGATGCTGGCTACAGCAAAGCTCCTTGGGTGGGTATTTGAAAGACTAGGCCAGCCCATTGTTCTCGGCCAGATTCTTGGAGGCTTGATTATAGGAATTTTTGCAGAGAGTACTGAGATAGTCAGGGAGTTTTCAAACCTTGGAGTTCTGTTACTTCTATTCCTCGCGGGAATAGAAAGCGATCTGCAGGAGTTTAGAAGGGTTGGAAGACCGAGTATCCTCGTTGCTGGAATTGGGGTGCTCTTTGCGTTTATATTGGGATTCCTAATAGCATACCCATTTGCTGGATTTCAAGAAGCTTTGCTCTACGGTGCATTGATAACTCCAACAAGCGTCAGCATAACCGTAAGGGTTCTAATGGAACTTAGAAGGCTCAGAACAAGAGAAGGCACAACTATTCTGGCAGCCGCGGTTGTTGATGATGTCCTTGGGATTCTCATTCTCACAATGGTCATTTCACTTTTGCGTGAAGGCAGTATAGACTACAGAACTATTATGGAGATTATTGTAGAAGTAAGCGGTTTTCTGGCGATATTCCTTTACCTCGGCCCCATATTTGCGGAAAAGGCTTTTAAGAGAATTTCACGTATAGATTTGCCCGAATCAACGACTGCATTTGCAATTGTGTTTTTGATACTCTTTGCCTATATGGCCGAACACCTAAATCTGGCGTCCATCTTAGGGGCGTATATGGTAGGTCTCACTATAGGGCAGACAAGCTACAAAAAACAGGTTGAAGACCATGTAAGTATTTTGGGTTATTCTTTGTTCATACCCATCTTTTTTGTTGAGGTCGGCATGAGAATCGAACTGACCTATGTATTTCACGCAAGCATCTTTGCAATTCTCTATACTGCTATCGCGGTAGTAAGTAAAATAATTGGATGTGGCCTTGGAGCATATTTAGCGGGCTTTGACATCAAAACCTCTTTGCGAATAGGTATCGGAATGATTCCAAGGCTTGGGGTGGAGCTTGCCATGCTAACCATAGCACTTTCAAGTGGAGTTATTGGTTCAGAGGCACTGACTATAGCAATCTTCATGGTATTTGTAACAACTATACCAACACCTCCTTTGCTAAAATGGGCGTATAAGCGATGA